A single Paenibacillus sp. FSL R5-0517 DNA region contains:
- a CDS encoding LuxR C-terminal-related transcriptional regulator — MQQEHTAGHHGDWLQFMILTTKLELPPLPADTMERPRLSLQHEELFQSKVTLLTAPAGSGKSTLLGSWVRSAAIHAACVCLDDKDQDPLQFWLYIIHALDRVSKGLCGDVLPHFLQRYPVDPRSALILLLNRVAQTNQHALLILDDYHAVTQPEIHEQMQYFIENLPLSIHLVLSSRTYPPFMLEKMRLRGELKQFTLQELAFTPEEGIEFCQEIMHLDITGGDARGWVQQTEGWAAGLKLLALSHAWGGNASVSPMNSISSPLSREDYGTTGERTISDYLLEEVFQRQSPQMQQFLLRTAITRRMNSSLCKVLSNMQEAPQLLRQLEKEHLFLVPLDREAHWYRYHHLFSAFLKRELDRCGTEQVNELHALAAVWYEQQGYTAEALDHYILGQHMQDAARLLEELFAHFIMGEWWTLRRYFDVVPLEIVKSRPKLYMSYLFLVAREMPYGQMVKQLDELEHVIRVHLQGQLEPEIIGYLLQVICVMRAYMAYLNRDLEGLAHYLVSYIDQGYPDDIAFQYMDYDRRESMRLRSFHGVNGYLRRGEACFGAITERWYAEHAYVTSYYGVGYGEILMEQDRITEAISYADRALEVALQIKVAALLVPAYVLKARLELTMGRPEEGLKLLQQVLGVLSVKDMEYWQPVLEAHQHRILIEMSPVESSHTILTKPANEGDAAVEISCDQIFRSMVRIRAMIILEQYDHAREELRRIRKLAEERDLLAEQVECALLESIMLQKQASTDAGVVALSRALVLGGPEGYIRSFVAEGEQIKRLLQDYLSLRRTKAIHDDGVKMAYVKQLLSAFARDKRLRGLSSVGEAKLDTKEVGLSPMEQKIFGHIAEGMTSKQIAAEFGISPGTVNTHIRRVFAKLGASSRTHAVQIAEQRGLL, encoded by the coding sequence CTGCCCCGGCGGGTTCAGGGAAGTCAACACTTTTAGGTAGCTGGGTGAGAAGTGCAGCTATTCATGCAGCCTGTGTCTGCCTGGATGATAAAGATCAGGACCCGCTTCAGTTTTGGCTCTACATTATTCATGCACTGGATCGCGTGAGTAAGGGTCTCTGCGGGGATGTACTGCCGCATTTTTTGCAACGGTACCCGGTAGATCCCAGGTCGGCATTGATATTATTGCTGAACCGTGTTGCCCAGACCAATCAACATGCGCTACTCATTCTGGATGACTATCATGCAGTTACCCAGCCGGAGATTCATGAACAGATGCAGTACTTTATTGAAAATCTTCCGCTATCCATTCATCTGGTCCTGTCTAGTCGCACATATCCTCCGTTCATGCTTGAAAAGATGCGTCTGAGAGGTGAGTTGAAGCAATTTACACTTCAGGAACTGGCATTTACGCCAGAAGAGGGCATTGAATTTTGCCAAGAGATCATGCATCTGGATATTACCGGGGGAGATGCGCGTGGATGGGTACAGCAGACAGAGGGTTGGGCTGCCGGTTTGAAGCTGCTCGCTTTATCTCACGCATGGGGTGGAAACGCTTCGGTCAGCCCTATGAATTCGATATCATCACCTCTGTCTCGTGAAGATTATGGAACAACTGGCGAGAGAACGATTTCGGATTACTTGCTCGAAGAGGTATTCCAGCGTCAGTCACCGCAAATGCAGCAATTTCTTCTCCGAACAGCGATCACGAGAAGAATGAACAGCAGTCTATGTAAGGTATTAAGTAATATGCAGGAAGCTCCGCAATTGTTAAGGCAACTGGAGAAGGAGCATCTTTTTCTTGTTCCACTTGATCGGGAAGCACACTGGTATCGTTATCATCATTTGTTCTCTGCATTTCTAAAGCGTGAACTGGATCGTTGTGGCACAGAACAAGTAAATGAATTACATGCTCTTGCTGCAGTTTGGTATGAGCAACAAGGGTACACGGCTGAAGCGTTGGATCATTATATTCTCGGACAGCATATGCAGGATGCAGCGAGACTGCTTGAAGAGTTGTTTGCCCATTTTATTATGGGAGAGTGGTGGACGCTCCGGCGATACTTTGATGTTGTGCCACTGGAGATCGTGAAATCACGTCCCAAATTATATATGTCTTATCTGTTCCTTGTTGCACGTGAAATGCCTTATGGACAGATGGTGAAGCAACTTGATGAACTGGAACATGTGATCCGGGTGCATCTTCAAGGGCAGCTGGAACCAGAGATTATCGGGTATTTGTTGCAAGTTATATGTGTAATGCGAGCTTATATGGCCTATCTGAACAGAGATTTGGAGGGGTTGGCTCATTATTTGGTGTCCTATATTGATCAGGGATATCCTGATGATATTGCCTTTCAGTATATGGACTATGACCGGAGAGAGAGTATGCGCCTGCGCAGCTTTCATGGTGTTAATGGCTACTTGAGGCGTGGGGAAGCTTGCTTCGGGGCGATTACGGAACGTTGGTATGCTGAACATGCCTACGTGACGTCCTATTACGGTGTTGGATATGGTGAGATTTTAATGGAACAGGATCGAATTACAGAAGCGATAAGTTATGCGGACCGAGCGCTTGAAGTGGCTTTGCAGATCAAGGTGGCTGCGCTGCTCGTTCCTGCGTATGTACTCAAGGCCAGACTTGAACTTACAATGGGCCGACCTGAAGAAGGTTTGAAACTGCTTCAGCAGGTCTTGGGTGTATTATCTGTGAAGGACATGGAATACTGGCAGCCAGTACTGGAAGCACATCAACACCGAATTTTAATTGAAATGAGTCCAGTGGAATCGTCCCATACCATTCTGACTAAGCCTGCAAACGAAGGAGATGCAGCTGTTGAGATCAGCTGTGATCAGATCTTTCGATCCATGGTTCGCATACGTGCGATGATCATCCTTGAACAGTATGATCATGCACGAGAGGAATTGAGACGAATCCGTAAACTGGCTGAAGAACGGGACTTGCTTGCTGAACAGGTAGAGTGTGCTCTGCTAGAGTCAATCATGCTGCAAAAGCAGGCATCTACAGATGCCGGTGTTGTGGCGTTATCCCGTGCTCTGGTGCTGGGAGGACCCGAAGGGTATATCCGTTCATTTGTTGCTGAAGGTGAACAGATAAAGCGGCTGCTACAGGACTACCTGTCTCTGCGTCGCACGAAGGCAATACACGATGATGGTGTGAAAATGGCTTATGTGAAACAGTTATTGTCTGCTTTCGCAAGAGACAAACGGTTAAGAGGCCTCTCATCTGTAGGAGAGGCGAAGCTGGATACAAAGGAAGTGGGACTCAGCCCGATGGAGCAAAAAATATTCGGTCACATCGCAGAGGGCATGACCAGCAAACAGATTGCTGCCGAGTTTGGCATTTCACCTGGAACCGTTAATACACACATTCGCCGAGTGTTCGCGAAGTTGGGTGCGAGTAGTCGTACTCATGCTGTACAGATTGCGGAGCAACGGGGATTGTTATGA
- a CDS encoding S-layer homology domain-containing protein, with translation MSTRITKRKVHTKNKIRKVSPYWAALLSLSVISVPGTVHAATDAVNIRDLQQAAPWAKQAIERAAEQQMILADKAGNFNPSATLTRGDLAYTLAQLLELNVLSSVQLPDLLFRDLDHNAENGTYIHALQVAGIMNGYPDGTFRPAGLVTREELATTIIRALKAKGYDQTLNLTKELSFKDTSDISAWALPSVQQAVELGILKGDNGNFAPKRSTSRQEMAVIALRTTEVIQVLDEAAKQGGTNSESNPDEPGKGIEVQGTTSGGNSAGNANSNSGVTPGNGTGSTGGGGGSAPTTPTTPTNPSTPSNPGTGNRAPLVSSGGLPDQELTLDHAPLDLDVSTYFSDPDGDELQFSVITGDATIVSSTVVEKVIRLVPQAAGETTLTIKAADVQGASVTAQLNVKVQANTISRQFPDPYLAGAIAYWLQKDVDDPLTKDELVEALIQTNGGLYARNAGISDLTGVEIFKGLNVTEIDLSGNEISKADASGFDRLNWLDLSGNELTQINVTGLDQLEYLNLANNRLALLDVSGLDSLQELDMNSNELVHLPVGIAGLPDLQYLDVSNNPITLREEPDFTLHHTLLQRLDRYDFDDASPVLVEAPAGNTAYVHGDEVEIDLSFMFEDEDDVRSTLTLEADSPDPQLADVRMIGQKLYVTALGTSSEPIRIEVKATDPLGRTGVGHVYVDLRGIE, from the coding sequence ATGTCAACACGAATAACCAAACGTAAAGTTCATACGAAAAATAAGATCCGTAAGGTCTCGCCTTATTGGGCAGCCCTTCTGTCTTTATCTGTCATTTCTGTTCCCGGGACAGTGCATGCAGCGACTGATGCAGTAAACATTCGGGATTTGCAGCAGGCAGCACCATGGGCCAAGCAAGCTATTGAAAGGGCTGCCGAGCAACAGATGATTCTGGCGGACAAAGCAGGGAATTTCAATCCGAGCGCAACGTTAACAAGAGGCGACCTTGCGTATACGCTGGCTCAACTATTGGAGTTGAACGTGTTGTCCTCAGTCCAGCTTCCAGATCTGTTATTCAGGGATCTGGATCATAACGCTGAGAATGGAACCTATATTCATGCCCTTCAAGTGGCAGGAATTATGAATGGTTATCCCGATGGTACGTTTCGTCCTGCCGGTCTGGTAACGAGGGAAGAGCTGGCAACGACAATTATTCGGGCTCTGAAGGCTAAAGGATATGATCAAACATTAAATTTGACCAAAGAGTTGTCATTTAAGGATACTTCCGATATTAGTGCCTGGGCATTGCCTAGTGTACAACAGGCTGTTGAATTGGGAATCTTGAAAGGGGACAATGGAAACTTTGCGCCGAAGCGTTCTACCTCCAGACAGGAAATGGCTGTGATCGCACTACGCACAACTGAAGTCATTCAAGTGCTTGATGAAGCTGCGAAACAAGGGGGTACCAACTCGGAATCCAATCCTGATGAGCCAGGAAAGGGAATTGAGGTGCAGGGTACAACTTCAGGCGGCAATAGCGCAGGAAACGCAAACAGTAATTCCGGGGTGACACCAGGGAATGGAACTGGAAGTACGGGTGGAGGAGGTGGATCTGCGCCAACTACGCCAACTACGCCAACGAATCCTTCCACTCCGTCCAATCCAGGTACGGGGAACAGGGCGCCACTGGTTAGTAGTGGCGGTTTGCCTGATCAGGAACTTACACTAGATCATGCCCCATTGGACTTGGATGTCTCCACGTATTTTAGTGATCCAGATGGTGATGAATTGCAATTCAGTGTCATAACCGGAGATGCAACCATCGTTTCCTCTACTGTCGTAGAAAAAGTGATTCGACTTGTTCCACAGGCTGCTGGAGAAACAACGTTGACGATCAAAGCAGCTGACGTCCAGGGTGCCAGTGTCACGGCACAACTCAACGTTAAGGTACAGGCCAATACGATAAGTCGTCAATTTCCTGATCCATATTTGGCTGGAGCTATTGCGTATTGGTTGCAAAAGGATGTGGATGATCCACTGACCAAAGATGAATTGGTGGAAGCTCTCATTCAGACCAATGGAGGATTGTATGCCAGAAATGCGGGCATTTCCGATCTGACAGGTGTCGAGATCTTCAAAGGGCTGAACGTAACTGAAATCGACCTCTCCGGAAATGAAATAAGCAAAGCAGATGCCTCTGGATTTGATCGCTTGAATTGGCTTGATTTATCCGGTAACGAACTTACGCAAATTAATGTGACAGGACTGGATCAGCTGGAGTATCTGAATCTTGCGAATAATCGACTTGCTTTATTGGATGTGAGCGGACTAGACTCCTTGCAAGAACTGGATATGAACAGTAATGAGCTTGTTCATTTACCCGTTGGAATTGCTGGATTACCTGATCTGCAATATCTGGATGTGAGTAACAATCCCATAACACTGAGAGAAGAGCCTGACTTCACACTGCATCACACGTTGCTGCAACGTTTGGACAGGTATGACTTCGATGATGCGTCTCCTGTATTGGTAGAGGCACCTGCGGGTAATACCGCTTATGTTCATGGGGATGAGGTTGAGATTGACCTGTCCTTTATGTTTGAGGATGAAGATGACGTTAGATCAACTCTCACACTAGAGGCTGACTCCCCTGATCCACAACTGGCAGATGTCAGAATGATTGGACAGAAACTATACGTTACTGCACTGGGGACGAGTAGTGAGCCTATTCGGATTGAGGTGAAAGCTACCGACCCTCTGGGCAGAACCGGTGTAGGTCACGTGTACGTTGATCTGAGAGGAATAGAGTAG
- a CDS encoding GNAT family N-acetyltransferase, translated as MSKGNINPSTSEDSDYIRQQLIAFNAAHVGAELRHRYAELNFNIKNETGEIVAGVISTLCWNWLEVDILWVDSEQRHRGYGSQLLLKVERIAREKSCDFVMLNTFSYQAPEFYKKHGYQLITTIENAPTGHSHYYFKKDLT; from the coding sequence ATGTCTAAAGGAAATATCAACCCGAGTACTTCAGAGGATTCAGATTATATTCGCCAGCAACTTATTGCATTTAATGCTGCACATGTGGGCGCGGAATTAAGGCATCGTTACGCGGAGTTGAATTTCAATATCAAAAATGAGACTGGCGAGATTGTTGCAGGTGTGATTAGTACACTTTGCTGGAACTGGCTGGAGGTTGATATTCTCTGGGTTGATTCTGAACAGCGGCATCGGGGATATGGTTCACAGTTGTTGCTTAAAGTTGAGCGAATTGCACGAGAGAAATCTTGTGATTTTGTCATGTTAAATACCTTTTCCTATCAAGCACCAGAATTTTACAAGAAGCACGGATACCAATTGATCACAACGATCGAGAATGCACCGACTGGACACAGTCATTATTATTTTAAGAAGGACCTCACGTAA
- a CDS encoding GNAT family N-acetyltransferase has product MVTIKEIGLEDLPSLSQLYNELMGTPTNEQQMKKMFHYIQQNPHYHVLGAFYNGKLVGSVMGIECMDLVGPCKPFMVVENVIVSDQVRRQGIGQRLMLQIERIAKDLGCGYMILVSGDQRKEAHIFYEKLGFKDEKVQGYRKHL; this is encoded by the coding sequence ATGGTTACCATTAAAGAAATCGGACTTGAAGACTTACCATCACTAAGCCAGCTATACAATGAGTTGATGGGAACGCCTACCAATGAGCAGCAGATGAAAAAGATGTTCCATTACATACAGCAGAATCCCCATTATCATGTGCTTGGTGCGTTTTACAATGGCAAACTGGTTGGGTCCGTTATGGGGATTGAGTGTATGGATCTGGTGGGTCCATGCAAACCATTCATGGTTGTGGAGAATGTGATTGTATCGGATCAGGTGCGCAGGCAGGGCATTGGGCAGAGATTGATGCTCCAGATTGAGCGTATTGCCAAAGATCTGGGTTGTGGTTACATGATTCTGGTGTCTGGCGATCAGCGCAAGGAAGCGCATATATTTTATGAGAAGCTGGGTTTCAAGGATGAGAAGGTTCAGGGTTACCGGAAGCATCTTTAA
- a CDS encoding RtcB family protein has translation MRIVDNIKVWGEPLENAVSQAVTCSQYGDVLGVALMADHHKGYSQPIGGVVAYRNMISPSGVGYDIACGNKAVRTNLMWDDIRDQIVTIMDDINSNISFGVGRNNPTPVDHELFDDASWKLFDTIEPGLQHKLKTLARNQLGTVGSGNHFVDIFVEEATGKVWIANHFGSRGFGHKVASGFLNLAAGRQFSGKAPGESMDQPPTLFNLNSEMGDMYWDGMTLAGRYAYAGRDYVIEQVLGILGANAEYTVHNHHNFAWKEQHMGEEVVVVRKGATPLAPGQLGFVGGSMGDISVIVEGIHSEENTESFRSTVHGAGRTMSRTQAAGKMNYKLRTRMGGEISEAQMHEAIRAYGVELRGAGTDESPFVYKKLQDVLNAHANTLKINHVLRPVGVAMAGGNEFDPYKD, from the coding sequence ATGCGTATCGTAGATAACATTAAAGTCTGGGGGGAGCCGCTGGAGAACGCCGTAAGTCAGGCGGTGACTTGCTCGCAATATGGAGATGTCTTGGGTGTGGCTCTGATGGCCGACCACCACAAAGGTTACTCGCAACCCATCGGTGGGGTTGTCGCTTATCGGAATATGATCAGTCCGTCAGGTGTCGGATATGATATTGCCTGTGGTAACAAGGCTGTGCGCACCAACCTGATGTGGGATGATATTCGGGATCAGATTGTGACGATTATGGATGACATCAATTCGAATATATCTTTCGGCGTGGGTCGTAACAATCCAACACCCGTGGATCATGAACTGTTCGACGACGCGAGCTGGAAGCTGTTTGATACCATTGAACCGGGATTACAGCATAAGCTGAAGACGCTCGCACGCAACCAACTTGGAACCGTAGGCAGTGGCAATCATTTCGTGGATATTTTTGTAGAAGAGGCCACGGGAAAGGTGTGGATCGCGAATCATTTTGGCAGCCGCGGGTTCGGTCACAAAGTGGCGAGTGGGTTCCTTAACCTTGCCGCAGGGCGTCAGTTCAGTGGCAAAGCGCCGGGTGAATCCATGGATCAACCGCCTACGTTGTTTAACCTGAACAGCGAAATGGGTGATATGTATTGGGATGGAATGACTCTGGCGGGCAGATACGCTTATGCAGGACGTGATTATGTCATTGAACAGGTGCTTGGAATTCTCGGGGCAAATGCTGAATACACCGTACATAACCATCACAACTTTGCCTGGAAAGAACAGCATATGGGTGAAGAGGTCGTCGTGGTTCGCAAAGGTGCAACGCCACTGGCACCTGGGCAGCTCGGTTTTGTCGGAGGTAGTATGGGTGATATCTCGGTGATTGTGGAGGGGATCCACAGTGAAGAAAATACCGAGTCATTCCGCAGCACCGTGCATGGGGCAGGGCGCACGATGAGCCGAACCCAGGCGGCTGGCAAAATGAATTACAAGCTGCGCACACGCATGGGCGGTGAGATTAGCGAAGCACAGATGCATGAGGCGATTCGTGCTTACGGCGTTGAACTGCGGGGAGCGGGCACGGACGAAAGTCCGTTTGTGTATAAGAAACTGCAAGACGTACTGAACGCACATGCGAATACGCTGAAAATCAACCATGTGCTACGTCCCGTTGGTGTCGCCATGGCCGGAGGTAATGAATTCGATCCGTATAAGGATTAG
- a CDS encoding DUF4272 domain-containing protein, translated as MRNCAIYSSQFDLDQLFEVIQSIYPEGTIKRREDKTHIQVTQKKWLSKKTKGFNIMTSQTHPEEFTTMIQGMLGFLSQIEGRNASLQEKVLIKCSTLNMVIGIETEEDISEEFFGELLRLADALDAVIFWGGGSLLNAHGQLLLDVNGESEVEDYTVTAHTSFLDDAGTQTESAIQRKARSEQRLTEQGIPYNANLPARAGEEHTTIRSKEEVARRAVALCLAALKGECLGAGESAEDTAALVQEVIDKYEAESVFSPVEKRFIDQHGAEQREIIAFSWGYEAYHVMLWALGYVEELGAPTVLCNVGKDVGYLQQKDSFADFLSDASLRSKSEILDEADLIYRYNWVCVDSRVNDKTPPAGLNGGVAYERHRALNWLICYLDQEWDDVRTDT; from the coding sequence ATGAGAAATTGTGCAATATACAGCTCTCAGTTTGACCTGGATCAGCTGTTTGAAGTGATTCAATCCATTTATCCTGAGGGTACGATTAAACGCAGGGAAGACAAGACCCATATTCAAGTGACTCAGAAAAAATGGCTGAGTAAAAAAACCAAAGGTTTTAATATCATGACCAGCCAGACACATCCTGAGGAATTTACGACCATGATTCAGGGGATGCTTGGATTTTTGAGTCAGATTGAGGGGCGCAATGCTTCGCTCCAGGAAAAGGTATTGATTAAATGTTCCACACTGAACATGGTGATTGGTATTGAGACAGAAGAGGATATCTCGGAAGAATTCTTCGGCGAATTGCTGCGCTTGGCGGATGCTCTGGATGCCGTCATTTTCTGGGGAGGAGGATCTCTGCTGAATGCACATGGCCAGTTATTGCTGGACGTGAATGGAGAATCTGAGGTGGAGGATTACACGGTGACAGCGCACACCAGTTTCCTGGACGATGCTGGAACCCAGACAGAGTCTGCAATTCAACGTAAAGCCCGTTCAGAGCAACGGTTGACGGAACAAGGCATTCCTTATAATGCGAACTTGCCTGCAAGGGCCGGAGAAGAGCACACCACCATTCGGAGTAAAGAGGAAGTCGCGCGCCGTGCGGTAGCCTTGTGTCTTGCCGCGCTTAAGGGAGAGTGTCTGGGAGCAGGCGAAAGCGCGGAGGATACCGCAGCTCTGGTTCAGGAAGTGATCGACAAGTATGAGGCTGAATCCGTTTTTTCACCCGTAGAGAAGAGGTTTATCGACCAACACGGAGCGGAGCAGCGGGAGATCATCGCCTTCTCTTGGGGATATGAAGCGTACCACGTGATGTTGTGGGCGCTTGGTTATGTGGAGGAATTGGGTGCACCAACGGTGTTGTGTAACGTAGGGAAGGATGTCGGTTATTTGCAACAGAAGGACAGCTTTGCCGACTTTCTCTCCGATGCATCTCTGCGTAGCAAGAGCGAGATTCTGGATGAAGCAGATCTGATCTACCGTTATAACTGGGTGTGTGTGGATAGTCGTGTCAATGACAAAACACCTCCCGCTGGCTTGAATGGTGGAGTGGCTTATGAACGTCACCGTGCTTTGAACTGGCTGATCTGTTATCTGGATCAGGAGTGGGATGATGTGCGTACAGATACGTAG
- a CDS encoding LacI family DNA-binding transcriptional regulator has translation MMKTKVTIQEIAHFTGLSKFAVSRALSGKSGVSDQTRDVILKAAGKLGYFKDNSLLSGELSHNSESSHDSKNTRSSGTILILFPNVRYQNQDSVYWGPVFNGISSKLNQKGINILTLTEPSADQLFTLLNPDAIRGIITVGSISTPILLEIKRLSIPVVMVDHLDPVFHSDSIFTDNFASMREIMLYLLRKGFKTFQFVGNIGDAQSFYERWIAYTSVLMGHGMEISQIPELSNQALDEFRQTFTSVIHEDNLPEVFVCANDFYGLYTIEALESMGIRVPDQCVVTGFDNLYDHIPLLATVNVNKELLGARAVDQMLWRIANPESNVEKKLILADVIIREQFGRHSG, from the coding sequence ATGATGAAAACGAAGGTAACAATTCAGGAGATTGCACATTTTACAGGTTTGTCGAAATTCGCGGTGTCACGAGCTTTATCTGGAAAATCGGGAGTCAGCGATCAGACGAGGGATGTCATTCTCAAGGCCGCTGGCAAACTTGGGTATTTCAAAGATAACAGCCTCTTGTCTGGTGAACTGTCTCACAACAGTGAATCATCACATGACTCGAAAAACACACGTTCAAGCGGTACCATCTTAATTTTGTTTCCCAATGTTCGATACCAAAATCAGGACTCCGTATACTGGGGACCCGTCTTTAACGGGATTTCTTCCAAGCTGAACCAAAAAGGCATTAATATTCTAACCTTGACGGAACCATCCGCAGACCAGCTATTCACCCTACTCAACCCGGATGCCATTCGTGGAATCATTACCGTTGGCTCGATCTCGACCCCGATTCTGCTTGAAATCAAGCGGCTCAGTATTCCGGTTGTAATGGTCGATCATCTGGACCCTGTTTTTCACAGTGATAGCATATTCACCGATAACTTTGCATCCATGCGGGAGATCATGCTCTATTTGCTCCGCAAGGGCTTCAAAACTTTCCAGTTCGTTGGAAATATCGGGGATGCTCAAAGCTTCTATGAACGCTGGATTGCATACACTTCTGTACTTATGGGCCATGGGATGGAAATAAGTCAGATTCCCGAGCTGAGCAATCAGGCATTGGATGAGTTCCGCCAGACGTTCACTTCGGTAATCCATGAGGATAATCTGCCTGAAGTGTTTGTATGTGCGAATGACTTTTATGGGCTATATACCATAGAAGCCCTTGAGAGTATGGGGATTCGTGTACCCGATCAGTGCGTTGTCACGGGATTTGATAATCTATACGACCATATCCCATTACTGGCTACAGTCAATGTGAACAAGGAATTGCTCGGTGCGCGTGCGGTGGATCAGATGTTATGGCGCATAGCGAATCCAGAAAGCAACGTCGAGAAAAAGTTGATTCTTGCTGACGTCATCATCCGTGAACAGTTCGGCAGGCATAGCGGATAA
- a CDS encoding extracellular solute-binding protein: MIRRWNVVPLMLLAVMLFVSACSGGGTAQTGSETEGTTNSGNSTEVAETEKEDVVEEAVANVPDLGGRVIKVAAWWDLKPAGETASDKARLDKIAEVEKKYNVKLEFVNVPFEEYMNKFTTSALAGEPFADIVQMEYKSALPAILKGQLLPLSEFTTPENNINQEANLITKFPAIAGNEYAFESPTSIGLGLHYNRDLFKKLSLPDPQELYNQGEWDWDKFMELAKQATKDTNNDGKTDVYGFSGWALDVVRHFTAANGGTIVDDANSKEGLSDPKTIEATEFVKRLYNVENVVKVKTGDKTNWEESNTFKDGDVALFTAAEWQLGDLTFAVGVVPIPNGPQGSKEVTYANNAASAKFIPKGVEDPKIVYQIYEETFDIPQIEEYPGQDYLESRYTDEKDIAIIREHIAGTGRILLDDAYTGYPFGDFVNDIIKDNASVTATAEKYKAQAQAAIDKLGKQ; this comes from the coding sequence ATGATTAGAAGATGGAATGTTGTACCTCTGATGTTATTGGCCGTGATGCTTTTTGTATCCGCTTGCAGTGGTGGGGGGACAGCACAGACGGGAAGCGAAACAGAGGGAACAACGAACTCAGGTAACAGCACCGAAGTCGCTGAAACAGAGAAAGAGGACGTAGTGGAAGAAGCTGTGGCAAATGTGCCTGATCTGGGTGGACGTGTCATCAAGGTTGCTGCCTGGTGGGATCTGAAACCGGCGGGAGAGACCGCCTCCGATAAGGCCAGACTCGATAAAATTGCAGAGGTCGAGAAGAAATACAACGTAAAACTGGAGTTCGTCAACGTACCTTTCGAAGAATACATGAACAAATTTACCACGTCTGCACTGGCCGGCGAACCATTCGCCGACATCGTTCAGATGGAATACAAATCCGCACTACCCGCCATCCTCAAAGGGCAACTGTTGCCCCTCTCCGAATTCACTACACCTGAGAACAACATCAACCAGGAAGCAAACCTGATCACAAAGTTTCCTGCTATTGCAGGCAATGAATATGCCTTCGAATCACCAACCAGCATTGGTCTGGGACTTCACTATAACCGAGACTTGTTCAAGAAACTGTCATTACCTGATCCACAAGAATTGTATAACCAGGGCGAATGGGATTGGGACAAATTCATGGAACTCGCCAAGCAGGCAACCAAAGATACCAATAATGACGGCAAAACAGATGTATATGGATTTTCTGGCTGGGCCCTTGATGTCGTTCGCCATTTTACCGCTGCAAATGGTGGAACCATCGTGGATGATGCCAATAGCAAGGAAGGATTATCTGATCCGAAAACGATTGAAGCAACCGAATTCGTTAAACGCCTGTATAACGTGGAAAACGTCGTGAAGGTCAAAACCGGTGACAAAACCAACTGGGAGGAGAGCAACACTTTTAAGGATGGAGACGTTGCTCTGTTCACTGCTGCTGAATGGCAGTTGGGCGATCTCACCTTTGCTGTCGGTGTTGTACCCATTCCGAATGGGCCACAGGGCAGCAAAGAGGTAACGTATGCAAACAACGCGGCATCGGCAAAATTCATTCCAAAAGGTGTGGAGGATCCAAAGATCGTCTACCAAATCTATGAAGAGACCTTCGACATCCCGCAGATCGAAGAGTATCCAGGTCAGGACTATCTGGAAAGTCGTTATACCGACGAGAAGGATATTGCCATCATTCGCGAGCACATCGCTGGAACAGGCCGTATCTTGCTGGATGATGCCTACACGGGATACCCTTTCGGGGATTTTGTGAACGATATCATCAAGGACAATGCTTCCGTCACAGCAACAGCTGAGAAATACAAAGCACAGGCACAAGCTGCCATTGATAAACTCGGCAAACAATAA